The Acidimicrobiales bacterium genomic interval CTTTGGTGATGGCACCGCGGTCGAGTAGATCAGCAAGTTTCGACAGTTCGTCCGCAACAGCCACGTAAAGAGATTAGAGGGATGGAACTTTGGGCCGAAAGTGCCCTCTACGCACACCTACCCGGCGAATGGCCACCAGTTGACCACCAAACGGCCTGTTTTCGGGGTCTGGTAATGCTGTGACCTGCGCTTATGTGGTGTCGGAGGGGGGACTTGAACACCCCCCTCTTCGACGCAGAGTGGTCGCCCCATGCTGTCCGCTGTGTCGCATGGTCCCTAGTTCTCTAGGGGGTCGACCACGCTCCGTGTGCATGGTGTCCCACGTTGTGTGCCCAGTTTTCGCCGTTGGGCACCAACTAGGCGTCCCGGCTTCAGGTCGCAAGGGCGTGGGGTTACAAGTGCCCCCTCCTACCCCACCCAGGAACTGTCTGGACCGGTTCGGCCAAACCAGTTCAGGGCACTGTGAGACATAGAGGGCCATAGGAGATCAGTCCCGGTAGTCAGGCTTGGTGCCCTTCCCGAGATTGTGCCACTCGCAGCGGACGCAGAGGTTGTCGAAGTCATTTGTCCCACCCTTAAACAAGGGCACTTTGTGGTCGAGGTGCATTTTGACGCCGTCATCGGGAGGGTGGCGCGAAACCTCCAGACCCCTGTAACGAAGGGGTTCCCGGGTGCACTCCAATGACGCTGGGAACGCGTCAAGGGCGAATCAGGAACGCGGCCACGGCGTCTGGGACGTCACGCAGCTCCGCTGAGTTCACTTTCGAGGTCCCGTATGACGTGCAGCAGCTCGTCCCGCGTGTCATCGGTGGCCACGGCGAGCAGGCAGACACACATCGAGTAGAGCGCTTTGGCCCGGAAACCGGCCGGGTCGACCTCGCCCCGCGCCCACGAGACTGCCGCCCGGCGGAAGCCCTCGTAGCCCTCGGCGACCAGCAGATCGACACGGAGATCGCCGCGCAGCTTCCCCTCGTCAATCGCCTCCTCGACGGCAGTGTGTAGCCGTCTGATCGCGCGGGGGCCCTTGCGGAAGTCGTAGCCCTCGAGGAGCGCGGGCCGGGTCTTGTCGGCGCCGCGAACGACCCTTGCGACGCCCCGCTCGACCACCGCGAGCGCTCGGTCGACCGGCCGATCTACGGACCGGTCGACGTCGAGCCCACGATCGAGGTCGTCGAACGCACCGTCCCAGATGGCCGATCGGATCTCGTCCTTGGACCCGAACAGGTTGTAGATCGTGGGGACCGACACGTTCGCGGCGTCGGCCACCTTTCGCATCGACCACCCGTCGACGCCGTCGCGCTCGATCAGCTCACGCGTCGCGGTGAGGATCCGCTGACGGCGTCGCTCGATGTTGTCCTGCCGCAGTCCCATTGTTTGCACAGTGTACAAAAGATTGTACGGTGTGAAAAGCAACTCCCCCCGGAACGGAGACACCCATGGCGAAGGCACTCGGCCTCGACGACCTCCACACGTACGTCGTCGAACACAGTACGCCGCCCGACGAGATCCTCGAACGACTCACCGCCCGCACCGTAGAAGCAGCCGGCGTTTTCGCTCGGATGCAGATCGCTCCAGAACAGGGCGCCTTCATGACCTGGCTCACCCGCTTGATCGGCGCCGGCCAGGTGCTCGAGATCGGCACGTTCACCGGCTACTCCGCGATCTGCATCGCCCGCGGACTCTCCGCCGAGGGTCGGCTCGTGTGCCTCGACATCTCCGATGAGTGGACCTCCATCGGCCGAGAGGCATGGCGGGAGGCCGGCGTCGACGACCGCATCGACCTCCGCATCGGACCGGCTGCCGAGAGCCTCGCCGCGATGCCCGAGCAAGAGCAGTTCGACATGGCATTCATCGACGCCGACAAGGCGGGCTACGAGACCTACCTCGACCTCGTGTTCCCGCGGCTCCGGCCCAACGGCGTCGTGCTCGTCGACAATGTGTTGCGGAATGGTCGGGTCTTGGACCGCTCGGCCACCGACGACGACACCGTCGCCATCCGGGCCTTCAACGACGCCCGCGTCGGCGATCCCCGGTGGGATCTCGCCATGCTTCCGATCTCCGACGGACTCACCCTGCTTCGGAAGCGCTAGCGGTTGCGCCAGTCCCTCGCGCCAGAACCGACAAGTGGGCGGGACCCCCGTCGCACCTTCGCGTCGCTGAGGTTCCGAAACTACCGGCTGTACTTCTTCAGCCAGATCGTGTCGTTCAGCGGCACATGGATGCAGTCACTCGCCACCGCCTGGCTCGTCATCGAGCTGACCGGCAGCGGCACGGCGCTCGGCACGGTGATGGCGGCGAGGTTTGCCCCCACACTGTTTCTGGCTCCGTTCGGCGGCGTCATCGCCGACCGACTGGACAAGCGTCGGCTGATCGCAGCGACCCAGGCACTCCAGGGCGTGCTCGCGTTGATCTTCGGCCTCGTCACCGTCGCCGGAGTGGTTGAGCTCTGGATGGTCTACGCCCTGTCCGCCGGTTTCGGGGCCATCACCGCGCTCGACAATCCGAGCCGCCAGACCTTTGTGATGGAAATGGTCGGCCCCGACGACGTCAGCAACGCCGTGACGCTGAACAGCGTCGTCACCAACGGTGCCCGCGTGGTCGGCCCTGCCGTGGGTGGAGTCGTCATCGCCACCATGGGAGTGGGCGAGTGCTTCCTCATCAACGGTGCGAG includes:
- a CDS encoding O-methyltransferase, translated to MAKALGLDDLHTYVVEHSTPPDEILERLTARTVEAAGVFARMQIAPEQGAFMTWLTRLIGAGQVLEIGTFTGYSAICIARGLSAEGRLVCLDISDEWTSIGREAWREAGVDDRIDLRIGPAAESLAAMPEQEQFDMAFIDADKAGYETYLDLVFPRLRPNGVVLVDNVLRNGRVLDRSATDDDTVAIRAFNDARVGDPRWDLAMLPISDGLTLLRKR
- a CDS encoding helix-turn-helix domain-containing protein; this encodes MGLRQDNIERRRQRILTATRELIERDGVDGWSMRKVADAANVSVPTIYNLFGSKDEIRSAIWDGAFDDLDRGLDVDRSVDRPVDRALAVVERGVARVVRGADKTRPALLEGYDFRKGPRAIRRLHTAVEEAIDEGKLRGDLRVDLLVAEGYEGFRRAAVSWARGEVDPAGFRAKALYSMCVCLLAVATDDTRDELLHVIRDLESELSGAA